From Halorubrum salinarum, the proteins below share one genomic window:
- a CDS encoding OsmC family protein — protein sequence MADIETSTVSEEGYASTSQVGEFDLQIDATDETGPNPNATLVATYASCYLPALRVGGSQRGEEDLGKIQIDASADLDDDDDLESIAFDVHVEADLDDETAADIAERAEGICHVHSALREGLHADVSVYPGAF from the coding sequence ATGGCAGACATCGAGACGTCCACGGTTTCCGAGGAAGGGTACGCCAGCACCAGCCAGGTCGGCGAGTTCGACCTCCAGATCGACGCGACCGACGAGACGGGCCCGAACCCGAACGCGACGCTCGTCGCGACGTACGCCTCCTGTTACCTCCCGGCGCTCCGCGTCGGCGGGAGCCAGCGCGGCGAGGAGGACCTCGGCAAGATCCAGATCGACGCGAGCGCCGACCTCGACGACGACGACGACCTCGAATCGATCGCCTTCGACGTCCACGTCGAGGCCGACCTCGACGACGAGACCGCCGCCGACATCGCCGAGCGCGCCGAGGGCATCTGCCACGTCCACAGCGCGCTCCGCGAGGGGCTCCACGCCGACGTCAGCGTCTACCCCGGCGCGTTCTGA
- a CDS encoding hybrid sensor histidine kinase/response regulator — MSQADGADGDGGPRAASLVRVLVVDGEPAFAETAASRLEARDDRFEVVTVEDAEAALDALSSASFHCVVSGYELSEIDGVGLLETVRDRHGDVPFVLFTGSGSEAVASDAVSAGVDEYIRRDEPADEFARLANAVADAVSEARGGRRLAAHLERTSDAFCQVDSEWRLTYLNERAAGFVERDADALLGERIWELFPEVAGTEAEAALREVAATGEATEFEHHVDRLDAVLVVNAYPTADGLALYFRDVTERRERERELREVSERLQLAVEGADVGVWDWNVRTDEVRFDDRWAGMLGHDTDEIDFDLSTWEDRVHPDDIDDAWDAIEAHFNGETDPYQSDYRMRTKSGDWKWIRDRGRVVERTEDGEPLRAVGIHIDVTEEKERERELERYRRIVDELPESVCIYDADGRIALANDYIADVLGTDRESLVGRESRLVERIRATDGDEYRELVDGERDSLTGTVEVDLPGEPGAIVDYGLTRLVIDGEFDGVLGISRNVTTERRRQRRLERTTARLEALFERSPDMIDIHDEAGSIVDANRAMTDALGYDREEIVGMDVWEVDAELDPEEGRRLWEGLEMDETVRLETTFARADGSTFPAEVHVRRIDVQGEDRFLASSRDISERKAYERRIERENERLDEFASIVSHDLRNPLNVLSGYLRLARETGTDSYFDRCERALDEMERLIEDVLALAKQGEAVGSFDPVNLGDLAAGYSDDAFGSADGEDPFGEDAAGGDEPDAPVEVVVEADGEIYADPGRVRQLLGNLYRNAAEHGGQRVVVGDLPDGFYVEDDGPGIDADERDRVFESGYTTSETGTGFGLSIVQRIAEAHGWEVAVTEGERGGARFEFTGLDRPGSDADGSAAPGDPSGPAAEEAESRD; from the coding sequence ATGAGTCAAGCGGACGGAGCCGACGGCGACGGGGGACCGCGAGCGGCGTCGCTCGTGCGGGTCCTCGTGGTCGACGGCGAACCGGCGTTCGCCGAGACGGCGGCCTCGCGGCTCGAAGCGCGCGACGACCGGTTCGAGGTGGTCACGGTCGAGGACGCCGAGGCGGCGCTCGACGCGCTGTCGTCGGCGTCGTTCCACTGCGTGGTCTCCGGGTACGAACTGTCAGAGATCGACGGGGTCGGACTGTTAGAGACGGTCCGCGACCGCCACGGGGACGTGCCGTTCGTGCTCTTCACCGGGTCGGGGTCGGAGGCGGTCGCCAGCGACGCCGTCTCGGCCGGCGTCGACGAGTACATCCGACGGGACGAGCCGGCGGACGAGTTCGCGCGGCTCGCGAACGCGGTCGCGGACGCGGTGTCTGAGGCTCGCGGCGGTCGCCGCCTGGCCGCGCACCTGGAGCGCACCAGCGACGCCTTCTGTCAGGTCGACTCGGAGTGGCGGCTGACCTACCTCAACGAGCGGGCGGCGGGCTTCGTCGAGCGCGACGCGGACGCGCTGCTCGGCGAGCGGATCTGGGAGCTGTTCCCGGAGGTCGCCGGCACCGAGGCGGAGGCGGCGCTGCGCGAGGTCGCCGCGACCGGCGAGGCGACCGAGTTCGAACACCACGTCGACCGCCTCGACGCGGTGCTCGTGGTGAACGCCTACCCGACCGCCGACGGGCTGGCGCTGTACTTCCGCGACGTGACGGAGCGCCGGGAACGCGAGCGGGAGCTCCGGGAGGTCTCGGAGCGGCTCCAGCTGGCCGTCGAGGGGGCCGACGTCGGCGTCTGGGACTGGAACGTCCGGACGGACGAGGTCCGGTTCGACGACCGGTGGGCCGGGATGCTCGGCCACGACACCGACGAGATCGACTTCGACCTGTCGACGTGGGAGGACCGCGTCCACCCCGACGACATCGACGACGCCTGGGACGCCATCGAGGCGCACTTCAACGGCGAGACCGACCCTTACCAGAGCGACTACCGCATGCGGACGAAGTCGGGCGACTGGAAGTGGATCCGCGACCGGGGCCGGGTCGTCGAGCGGACCGAGGACGGCGAGCCCCTCCGGGCCGTCGGGATCCACATCGACGTCACCGAGGAGAAGGAGCGCGAGCGCGAGCTCGAACGCTACCGCCGCATCGTCGACGAGCTGCCGGAGTCGGTATGTATCTACGACGCCGACGGCCGCATCGCGCTCGCGAACGACTACATCGCCGACGTGCTCGGGACCGACCGCGAGTCGCTCGTCGGCCGCGAGAGCCGCCTCGTCGAGCGCATCCGGGCGACCGACGGCGACGAGTACCGCGAACTCGTCGACGGCGAGCGCGACTCCCTGACCGGGACGGTCGAGGTCGACCTCCCGGGAGAGCCCGGGGCGATCGTCGACTACGGACTGACCCGACTCGTCATCGACGGGGAGTTCGACGGGGTGCTCGGCATCTCCCGGAACGTGACCACCGAGCGGCGCCGACAGCGCCGGCTCGAACGTACCACCGCGCGGCTGGAGGCCCTCTTCGAGCGCTCGCCGGACATGATCGACATCCACGACGAGGCGGGGTCGATCGTCGACGCCAACCGCGCGATGACCGACGCGCTCGGGTACGACCGCGAGGAGATAGTCGGGATGGACGTGTGGGAAGTCGACGCCGAGCTCGACCCCGAGGAGGGGCGGCGGCTCTGGGAGGGCCTAGAGATGGACGAGACGGTCCGGCTGGAGACGACGTTCGCCCGCGCCGACGGGTCGACGTTCCCGGCGGAGGTCCACGTGCGGCGCATCGACGTTCAGGGCGAGGACCGGTTCCTCGCGAGCAGCCGCGACATCTCCGAGCGGAAGGCGTACGAGCGCCGCATCGAGCGGGAGAACGAGCGGCTCGACGAGTTCGCGAGCATCGTCTCGCACGACCTCCGGAACCCCCTCAACGTCCTCTCTGGGTACCTCCGGCTCGCGCGCGAGACGGGGACCGACTCCTACTTCGACCGCTGCGAGCGCGCGCTCGACGAGATGGAGCGGCTGATCGAGGACGTGCTCGCGCTCGCCAAGCAGGGGGAGGCGGTCGGGTCGTTCGACCCCGTCAACCTCGGCGACCTGGCAGCCGGGTACAGCGACGACGCGTTCGGATCGGCGGACGGGGAGGACCCGTTCGGCGAGGACGCGGCCGGCGGGGACGAGCCGGACGCGCCTGTCGAGGTCGTGGTGGAGGCCGACGGCGAGATCTACGCCGACCCCGGGCGGGTCCGGCAGCTCCTCGGGAACCTGTACCGGAACGCGGCCGAACACGGGGGGCAACGCGTCGTCGTCGGCGACCTCCCGGACGGGTTCTACGTCGAGGACGACGGCCCCGGGATCGACGCCGACGAGCGGGACCGGGTGTTCGAGAGCGGCTACACCACCTCCGAGACGGGCACCGGCTTCGGGCTCTCCATCGTCCAGCGCATCGCCGAGGCGCACGGCTGGGAGGTCGCGGTCACGGAGGGGGAACGCGGGGGGGCCCGGTTCGAGTTCACCGGGCTCGACCGCCCGGGATCGGACGCGGACGGGTCCGCGGCGCCCGGCGATCCCTCGGGGCCGGCCGCGGAAGAGGCGGAGTCGCGGGACTGA
- a CDS encoding O-methyltransferase — MDVLTDPARRFLAATAPEHTETQAEMADLADDWGFPIIGPEAGAVLRLLARLTDADRVFEFGSGFGYSATWFLRGGAGHVVCTEFDADEAERGVSFAVEGGYADRVTFEVGDAMETVDRYDGPFDVVLIDHQKERYADAYRTVLPKVRSGGVIVADNIARGPIDFGDLVAHFEAGEPLPDAAVDAQTRGIGAYVGTVRSDDAVETAVLPVGSGISVSTVVR; from the coding sequence ATGGACGTGCTTACGGACCCTGCGCGTCGGTTCCTGGCCGCGACGGCGCCGGAACACACCGAGACGCAGGCGGAGATGGCCGACCTCGCCGACGACTGGGGCTTCCCCATCATCGGGCCGGAGGCGGGGGCGGTCCTCCGCCTGCTCGCGCGACTGACGGACGCCGACCGCGTCTTCGAGTTCGGCTCGGGGTTCGGCTACTCCGCCACCTGGTTCCTCCGGGGCGGCGCCGGGCACGTGGTGTGTACCGAGTTCGACGCCGACGAGGCCGAACGCGGCGTCTCGTTCGCCGTCGAGGGCGGGTACGCCGACCGCGTCACCTTCGAGGTCGGCGACGCGATGGAGACCGTCGACCGCTACGACGGCCCGTTCGACGTGGTGCTGATCGATCACCAGAAGGAGCGGTACGCGGACGCCTACCGGACCGTCCTCCCGAAGGTCCGGTCCGGCGGCGTGATCGTCGCCGACAACATCGCCCGCGGCCCGATCGACTTCGGCGACCTCGTCGCGCACTTCGAGGCCGGCGAACCGCTCCCGGACGCCGCCGTGGACGCCCAGACGCGCGGCATCGGCGCGTACGTGGGGACCGTCCGCTCGGACGACGCCGTGGAGACGGCGGTCCTCCCCGTCGGGTCCGGCATTTCCGTTTCGACGGTCGTCCGATGA
- a CDS encoding acyl-CoA mutase large subunit family protein, with product MYDPEELAAIREAKESWEDGTYGDTVDRFGEREETFTTDTGGQEVDPLYTPADVDVDYREDLGYPGEEPYTRGVYSTMHRGRLWTMRQYAGMGTAAETNERFRYLIDEGSSGLSMAFDLPTQMGYDSDAAMAEGEVGRSGVAIDTLDDFETVFDSIPLDEVSTSMTINAPAAVLLAMYVAMGDKQGVPRDQLRGTIQNDIMKEYIARNLYIYPPKQSMRLITDIFEFCAAETPKFNTISISGYHIREAGSTAAQEIAFTLGDGIEYVEAALDAGLDVDEFAPQLSFFFNAHNNIFEEAAKFRAARRMWAQIMDERFGAENPKSKQLKFHTQTGGSTLTAQQIENNVVRVSYQALAAVLGGTQSLHTNGKDEALALPTEKSVRTALRTQQILAHESGAADTIDPLAGSYYVEDLTDGIEEEAFEILEEVDRRGGMLEAVESGWVQRQIQDVAFERQREIEEGKRIIVGVNEFEVDEEPEMDLEEVDPEQEQNQRDRLNEVKAERDDDAVDEALAGLREAAQGSENVMPHVVDAVKAYATVQEISDVLRDEFGEYKPGR from the coding sequence ATGTACGACCCTGAGGAACTCGCCGCGATCCGGGAGGCCAAGGAGTCGTGGGAGGACGGGACCTACGGCGACACGGTCGACCGGTTCGGCGAGCGGGAGGAGACGTTCACCACCGACACCGGGGGCCAGGAGGTCGACCCGCTGTACACGCCCGCCGACGTGGACGTGGACTACCGGGAGGACCTCGGTTACCCCGGCGAGGAGCCGTACACGCGGGGCGTCTACTCGACGATGCACCGGGGGCGGCTGTGGACGATGCGGCAGTACGCGGGGATGGGCACCGCCGCGGAGACGAACGAGCGCTTCCGCTACCTCATCGACGAGGGCTCGTCGGGCCTGTCGATGGCGTTCGACCTCCCGACCCAGATGGGCTACGACTCCGACGCCGCGATGGCCGAGGGGGAGGTCGGCCGCTCGGGCGTCGCCATCGACACGCTCGACGACTTCGAGACCGTCTTCGACTCCATCCCGCTCGACGAGGTCTCCACGTCGATGACGATCAACGCCCCGGCCGCCGTCCTCCTCGCGATGTACGTCGCGATGGGCGACAAGCAGGGCGTCCCGCGCGACCAGCTCCGGGGGACCATCCAGAACGACATCATGAAGGAGTACATCGCCCGGAACCTCTACATCTACCCGCCGAAGCAGTCGATGCGGCTGATCACCGACATCTTCGAGTTCTGCGCTGCCGAGACGCCGAAGTTCAACACCATCTCCATCTCCGGCTACCACATCCGCGAGGCCGGCTCGACCGCGGCCCAGGAGATCGCCTTCACGCTCGGCGACGGCATCGAGTACGTCGAGGCCGCCCTCGACGCGGGCCTCGACGTCGACGAGTTCGCCCCGCAGCTCTCCTTCTTCTTCAACGCCCACAACAACATCTTCGAGGAGGCCGCGAAGTTCCGCGCCGCCCGCCGGATGTGGGCGCAGATCATGGACGAGCGGTTCGGCGCGGAGAACCCCAAGTCGAAGCAGCTGAAGTTCCACACCCAGACCGGCGGCTCGACGCTCACCGCCCAACAGATCGAGAACAACGTCGTCCGCGTCTCGTATCAGGCGCTCGCCGCGGTCCTCGGCGGGACGCAGAGCCTCCACACGAACGGGAAAGACGAGGCGCTCGCGCTCCCGACCGAGAAGTCCGTGCGCACCGCGCTCCGCACCCAGCAGATCCTCGCCCACGAGTCGGGCGCGGCCGACACGATCGACCCGCTCGCGGGCTCGTACTACGTCGAGGACCTCACCGACGGGATCGAGGAGGAGGCGTTCGAGATCCTCGAAGAGGTCGACCGCCGCGGCGGGATGTTGGAGGCCGTCGAGAGCGGCTGGGTCCAGCGCCAGATCCAGGACGTGGCCTTCGAGCGCCAGCGGGAGATCGAGGAGGGCAAGCGGATCATCGTCGGCGTCAACGAGTTCGAGGTCGACGAGGAGCCGGAGATGGACTTAGAGGAGGTCGACCCCGAGCAGGAGCAGAACCAGCGCGACCGGCTGAACGAGGTGAAGGCCGAGCGCGACGACGACGCGGTCGACGAGGCGCTCGCGGGGCTCCGCGAGGCCGCGCAGGGGTCGGAGAACGTGATGCCCCACGTCGTCGACGCGGTGAAGGCGTACGCGACGGTCCAGGAGATATCCGACGTGCTCCGCGACGAGTTCGGGGAGTACAAGCCCGGGCGGTGA
- a CDS encoding formate/nitrite transporter family protein, producing MSDQNPDTALEQKTSRTILDSILDSAVHEMNRERSGLLLSGLSAGLDIGFGPLLMAVVLTLSPGGYGDLGTELLLATVYSVGFVFVILGRSELFTEHTMLAVIPVMDGQASLGQLGRLWGLVYVGNLIGGLSFALLATLLTPGLGVVEAAAFEEIALKLVSHDLTWLFVGGVFAGWLMGLLAWLITAAQETTGRLLLVFIVTGTIGMLHLPHSIAGNVEVLFGLFSSPAISIADYLSFLALATVGNAVGGGVFVAALKYGHVVRGAD from the coding sequence GTGAGCGACCAGAACCCCGACACGGCCTTAGAGCAGAAGACGTCGCGGACGATCCTCGACTCGATCCTCGACAGCGCCGTCCACGAGATGAACCGCGAACGGTCCGGGCTGCTGCTCTCCGGGCTGTCCGCCGGGCTCGACATCGGGTTCGGCCCCCTCCTGATGGCCGTCGTGTTGACGCTCTCGCCGGGCGGGTACGGCGACCTCGGGACCGAGCTGCTGCTCGCGACCGTCTACTCCGTCGGGTTCGTCTTCGTCATCCTCGGCCGGTCGGAGCTGTTCACGGAACACACGATGCTCGCCGTGATCCCCGTGATGGACGGGCAGGCGTCGCTCGGCCAGCTCGGTCGCCTCTGGGGGCTGGTGTACGTCGGGAACCTGATCGGGGGCCTGTCGTTCGCCCTGCTCGCGACGCTGTTGACGCCCGGGCTCGGCGTCGTCGAGGCCGCTGCGTTCGAGGAGATCGCGCTCAAGCTCGTCTCCCACGACCTCACGTGGCTGTTCGTCGGCGGCGTGTTCGCCGGGTGGCTGATGGGGCTGCTGGCGTGGCTGATCACGGCCGCCCAAGAGACGACCGGCCGCCTGCTGCTCGTCTTCATCGTCACCGGCACCATCGGGATGCTCCACCTGCCGCACTCGATCGCGGGCAACGTCGAGGTGCTGTTCGGGCTGTTCTCCTCGCCCGCGATATCGATCGCCGACTACCTCTCGTTCCTCGCGCTCGCGACCGTCGGCAACGCGGTCGGCGGCGGGGTCTTCGTCGCGGCGCTGAAGTACGGCCACGTCGTCAGGGGCGCGGACTGA
- the mce gene encoding methylmalonyl-CoA epimerase, producing the protein MRFDHVGVATRDATALADLFGGLVDAPVAHEETFDGMRVVFLELDGGGYFELLEPDAGGTIADYLDREGPGVHHVALAVDDLPAALDDARDLGIDLVDEEPRPGAWGHEVAFCHPRSTGGVLVEFVEH; encoded by the coding sequence ATGCGCTTCGATCACGTCGGCGTCGCGACGCGGGACGCCACGGCGCTCGCGGACCTGTTCGGCGGCCTGGTCGACGCCCCGGTCGCCCACGAGGAAACGTTCGACGGGATGCGCGTCGTCTTCCTCGAACTCGACGGCGGCGGCTACTTCGAGCTGCTCGAACCGGACGCCGGCGGGACCATCGCGGACTACCTCGACCGCGAGGGGCCGGGCGTTCACCACGTCGCGCTCGCGGTCGACGACCTCCCGGCCGCGCTCGACGACGCCCGCGACCTCGGCATCGACCTCGTCGACGAGGAGCCGCGCCCCGGCGCGTGGGGCCACGAGGTCGCCTTCTGTCACCCGCGCTCGACGGGCGGCGTGCTGGTCGAGTTCGTCGAGCACTGA
- a CDS encoding S9 family peptidase, with product MSELPLDAYYDLTQIGEVAVSPTGDRVAFAATEYDQAADEAVSSLFVAPTDGSREPHRLTSASGASAPSWGPDGDRLAFVAARDRDAEERVGWRDRDDEDGEEDGESGDEDADAESEGDGEEPLGNGDDGPKPQVWIFDLALGGDARQVTERDEGVADFDWSPEGDRLVIESRDPTDEESEYLDQVREEGGPIETTRLQHKVNGAGWTDEVTRYLFVVDLDDPESDPRRLDDAYGGGAFEDIAGMSPTWGPDGRIAFTSCRLDRPDDTSVRDLYAVPVDGGDAERLTGGDLTHGAPAWRPDGDGIATVASDPDDPPAPAEVYLVDAADDADARDDPASLTAALDRTVARGGEPSWVDGEIYVRIADESQTRLVRVETDGSVERVFEAQGRDRAMAGIDVADDGSTAVVVLSDPTEGTDLYAVDVDDLDAATEPDSFRRLTRVNESIVDEFAIPEARRVEWESDGWTLDGVLYHDPEVDPESGDHPLVVAIHGGPMSYDEPVFSFGHAALTSRGYLVFRPNYRGGTSRGREFTAELTGKWGTAEVDDIAAGVESLADRGWVDPDRVFGHGFSYGGIAQGFLVTQEPDLFTAAAPEHGIYDIRSAFGTDDTHIWMEAEFGLPWENPEAFDASTAILDAGNIETPLLVMAGGEDWRCPPSQSEQLYVAARKQGVDAELVVYPDEHHNIGDPDRAIHRLEKILDWYETHDPAVEAESGD from the coding sequence ATGTCGGAACTGCCGCTGGACGCGTACTACGACCTGACCCAGATCGGCGAGGTCGCCGTCTCCCCGACCGGCGACCGCGTCGCCTTCGCCGCGACCGAGTACGACCAGGCCGCCGACGAGGCGGTCTCCTCCCTCTTCGTAGCCCCGACCGACGGCTCCCGCGAGCCGCATCGCCTGACGAGCGCCTCCGGGGCCTCCGCGCCGTCGTGGGGACCAGACGGCGACCGCCTCGCGTTCGTGGCCGCCCGCGACCGCGACGCCGAGGAGCGGGTCGGCTGGCGCGACCGCGACGACGAGGACGGTGAGGAGGACGGCGAAAGCGGGGACGAGGACGCGGACGCCGAGAGCGAGGGCGACGGCGAGGAGCCCCTCGGAAACGGCGACGACGGGCCCAAGCCGCAGGTGTGGATCTTCGACCTCGCGCTCGGCGGCGACGCGCGGCAGGTCACCGAGCGCGACGAGGGCGTCGCGGACTTCGACTGGTCGCCCGAGGGCGACCGCCTGGTGATCGAGTCGCGCGACCCGACCGACGAGGAGTCCGAGTACCTCGACCAGGTGCGCGAGGAAGGCGGCCCCATCGAGACGACGCGGCTCCAGCACAAGGTCAACGGCGCCGGCTGGACCGACGAGGTGACGCGGTACCTGTTCGTTGTCGACCTCGACGACCCCGAGAGCGACCCTCGCCGGCTCGACGACGCGTACGGCGGCGGCGCCTTCGAGGACATCGCCGGCATGAGTCCGACGTGGGGGCCGGACGGGCGGATCGCGTTCACCTCGTGTCGGCTCGACCGCCCGGACGACACCTCCGTCCGCGACCTCTACGCGGTCCCAGTCGACGGCGGCGACGCCGAGCGGCTCACGGGCGGCGACCTGACCCACGGCGCGCCGGCGTGGCGTCCCGACGGCGACGGGATCGCGACGGTCGCCAGCGATCCCGACGACCCGCCCGCGCCGGCCGAGGTGTATCTGGTCGACGCAGCGGACGACGCGGACGCCCGTGACGACCCGGCCTCCCTCACCGCCGCGCTCGACCGGACGGTCGCCCGCGGCGGCGAGCCGTCGTGGGTCGACGGCGAGATATACGTCCGGATCGCCGACGAGAGTCAGACGCGGCTGGTCCGCGTCGAGACGGACGGCTCCGTCGAGCGCGTCTTCGAGGCGCAGGGCCGCGACCGCGCGATGGCCGGCATCGACGTGGCCGACGACGGCTCGACGGCGGTCGTCGTCCTCTCCGACCCGACCGAGGGCACCGACCTGTACGCGGTCGACGTCGACGACCTCGACGCGGCCACGGAGCCCGACTCCTTCCGGCGGCTCACCCGCGTCAACGAGTCGATCGTCGACGAGTTCGCGATACCGGAGGCGCGGCGCGTCGAGTGGGAGTCCGACGGCTGGACGCTCGACGGCGTGCTCTACCACGACCCCGAGGTCGACCCCGAGTCGGGCGACCACCCGCTGGTGGTGGCGATCCACGGCGGGCCCATGTCGTACGACGAACCCGTCTTCAGCTTCGGTCACGCCGCCCTGACGAGCCGGGGCTACCTCGTCTTCCGCCCGAACTACCGCGGCGGCACCTCGCGCGGCCGCGAGTTCACCGCCGAGCTGACCGGCAAGTGGGGCACCGCGGAGGTGGACGACATCGCCGCGGGCGTCGAGTCGCTCGCGGACCGCGGCTGGGTCGACCCCGACCGCGTGTTCGGCCACGGCTTCTCGTACGGCGGCATCGCGCAGGGGTTCCTGGTCACGCAGGAGCCGGACCTCTTCACCGCCGCGGCGCCGGAACACGGGATCTACGACATCCGGTCGGCGTTCGGGACGGACGACACGCACATCTGGATGGAGGCGGAGTTCGGGCTCCCGTGGGAGAACCCGGAGGCGTTCGACGCGTCCACGGCGATCCTCGACGCCGGGAACATCGAGACGCCGCTGCTCGTCATGGCGGGCGGCGAGGACTGGCGCTGTCCCCCGTCGCAGTCGGAGCAGCTGTACGTCGCCGCCCGTAAGCAGGGGGTCGACGCCGAACTGGTCGTCTACCCGGACGAACACCACAACATCGGCGACCCCGACCGCGCGATCCACCGGCTGGAGAAGATCCTCGACTGGTACGAGACCCACGACCCGGCGGTCGAGGCCGAGTCCGGGGACTGA
- a CDS encoding cyclase family protein, translating to MFRDLSRPIETGMPTYPGDPDVTLAPDATHEADGYATSELRTGTHAGTHVDAPRHTVPGGESIDERDVGRFAFDARLVDHRPLGAREPIGPDALPDPDALDGDLNLLVLRTGWAAHWGTDRYRDHPYLTAAAAERCRESGVGVGLDAFGPDPTPTAGGGADGEASEDGEPDGTPAHDVLLGASLPIVENLCGLDDLPERFRLYAFPLRLRGADGSPVRAVAEWEE from the coding sequence GTGTTCCGCGACCTCTCGCGACCGATCGAGACGGGGATGCCGACCTACCCCGGCGACCCCGACGTGACGCTCGCACCCGACGCGACCCACGAGGCCGACGGCTACGCGACGAGCGAGCTCCGGACCGGGACGCACGCGGGAACGCACGTCGACGCGCCGCGGCACACCGTGCCCGGGGGCGAATCGATAGACGAGCGGGACGTCGGCCGGTTCGCGTTCGACGCGCGCCTCGTGGACCACCGTCCGCTCGGTGCGCGGGAGCCGATAGGGCCCGACGCGCTGCCCGACCCCGACGCCCTCGACGGCGACCTCAACCTCCTCGTCCTCCGGACCGGCTGGGCCGCGCACTGGGGGACCGACCGGTACCGCGACCACCCGTACCTGACCGCGGCGGCCGCGGAGCGGTGTCGGGAGTCGGGCGTCGGCGTCGGGCTCGACGCCTTCGGTCCGGACCCGACGCCGACGGCGGGCGGAGGGGCCGACGGAGAGGCGAGTGAGGACGGCGAGCCCGACGGGACGCCCGCCCACGACGTCCTCTTGGGCGCCTCGCTGCCGATCGTCGAGAACCTCTGCGGGCTCGACGATCTCCCCGAGCGGTTCCGGCTTTACGCCTTTCCGCTCCGGCTCCGCGGCGCCGACGGGTCGCCGGTGCGAGCGGTCGCCGAGTGGGAGGAATAG
- a CDS encoding 50S ribosomal protein L44e: MEMPRRFNTYCPHCDSHQEHEVEKVRSGRATGMKRDARQRRRALATIGNAGGYSKVPGGDKPTKKTHLKYRCGDCGKAHMREGWRAGRLTFQE; this comes from the coding sequence ATGGAAATGCCACGCCGCTTCAACACGTACTGCCCCCACTGTGACTCCCACCAGGAGCACGAGGTGGAGAAGGTCCGATCGGGTCGCGCGACCGGAATGAAACGCGACGCGCGACAGCGACGCCGCGCGCTCGCGACCATCGGCAACGCCGGCGGGTACTCGAAGGTGCCCGGTGGCGACAAGCCGACGAAGAAGACCCACCTGAAGTACCGCTGCGGCGACTGCGGGAAGGCCCACATGCGCGAGGGATGGCGCGCCGGCCGTCTCACGTTCCAGGAGTAA
- a CDS encoding 30S ribosomal protein S27e, with product MAGDFHRVACGDCENEQVVFGKASSTVSCAVCGTTLATPTGGEAELHGEIVETVEAR from the coding sequence ATGGCGGGAGACTTCCACCGCGTCGCCTGCGGCGACTGCGAGAACGAACAGGTCGTCTTCGGCAAGGCCTCCTCGACGGTGTCGTGCGCGGTCTGCGGCACGACCCTCGCGACCCCCACCGGCGGGGAGGCGGAGCTTCACGGCGAAATCGTCGAAACCGTTGAGGCGCGGTAA
- a CDS encoding translation initiation factor IF-2 subunit alpha: MKYSGWPEPGELVVGDVDEIADFGVFVDLDEYEDKRGLCHISEVASGWIKNVRDHVREGQTVVAKVLEVDESSNQIDLSIKDVNEHQRKETIQDWKNAQKADNWMLIALGEDVDDDRYTSVANALLAEYESLYDAFEAAAIRGDEALDDVDVDADTVDAVVTAARDNVSVPYVDVTGYVDLESAAPDGVDDVRDALAAAEGNGEVPDGVDLDVGYVGSPEYRIKVRAPDYKTAESQLEAAAERAREAIEAAGGAGEFHRERREDDE; this comes from the coding sequence ATGAAGTACAGCGGCTGGCCCGAACCCGGCGAGTTGGTGGTCGGCGATGTCGACGAGATCGCCGACTTCGGCGTGTTCGTCGACCTCGACGAGTACGAGGACAAGCGCGGCCTCTGCCACATCAGCGAGGTCGCGTCCGGCTGGATCAAGAACGTCCGCGACCACGTCCGCGAGGGACAGACGGTCGTGGCGAAGGTGCTGGAGGTCGACGAGTCGTCGAACCAGATCGACCTCTCGATCAAAGACGTCAACGAACACCAGCGCAAGGAGACGATCCAAGACTGGAAGAACGCCCAGAAGGCCGACAACTGGATGCTCATCGCGCTCGGCGAGGACGTCGACGACGACCGCTACACGTCGGTCGCCAACGCGCTCCTCGCGGAGTACGAGAGCCTCTACGACGCCTTCGAGGCGGCGGCGATCCGCGGCGACGAGGCGCTCGACGACGTCGACGTCGACGCCGACACCGTCGACGCGGTCGTCACGGCCGCCCGGGACAACGTCTCCGTCCCGTACGTCGACGTGACCGGTTACGTCGACCTCGAGTCGGCGGCCCCCGACGGCGTCGACGACGTGCGCGACGCGCTCGCCGCCGCCGAGGGCAACGGCGAGGTCCCGGACGGCGTCGACCTCGACGTGGGCTACGTCGGCTCGCCCGAGTACCGGATCAAGGTCCGCGCGCCGGACTACAAGACGGCGGAGTCGCAGCTCGAAGCCGCCGCCGAGCGCGCCCGCGAGGCGATCGAGGCCGCCGGCGGCGCCGGCGAGTTCCACCGCGAGCGGCGCGAAGACGACGAGTAA